One window from the genome of Canis lupus familiaris isolate Mischka breed German Shepherd unplaced genomic scaffold, alternate assembly UU_Cfam_GSD_1.0 chrUn_S1650H1843, whole genome shotgun sequence encodes:
- the LOC119878470 gene encoding ral guanine nucleotide dissociation stimulator-like isoform X2, whose translation MFSCCRPTSGGSGSQEPQGCRLFQCCRLWLQHKNQRLRAFIRRRRQGARASAGKAPPICPTKPSRTELLEQEFQQLLPALLRRDVISVFIFLDNCHGFATTDEVLDLLFTKYGCIAAACGGDDAVLQRWKLAICCILEIWMDYYQEDFCRLPQSASLKKILEFIRQRMPGTDVELRARRYLQQLRRLHAAEPEAGASARAKDPEALPEPAPAPTVGPAASDGPEVLEAALAAGAEGLAPAEVPAGEAKPLQIVVTALDHGCALDEPRAPAATPEEEQALAPAIGVPRVPEPPIASGTTGFNLCAAP comes from the exons ATGTTCTCCTGCTGCCGGCCCACCtctgggggctctggctcccaggaaccccaggggtgCCGCTTGTTCCAATGCTGTAGGCTTTGGCTCCAGCATAAAAACCAACGCCTCAGGGCGTTTATCAGGAGGCGCCGTCAG GGTGCAAGGGCCTCGGCCGGGAAGGCGCCTCCCATCTGCCCGACGAAGCCCAGCCGGACGGAGCTGCTGGAGCAGGAATTCCAACAACTGCTGCCCGCCTTGCTGCGCAGGGATGTCATCTCCGTTTTCATCTTTTTAGACAACTGTCATGGATTTGCCACCACCGACGAGGTGCTGGATCTGCTGTTTACGAA ATATGGGTGCATCGCAGCTGCGTGTGGTGGCGACGACGCGGTCCTGCAGCGCTGGAAACT ggccatctgCTGCATCCTGGAGATATGGATGGACTATTATCAGGAGGACTTTTGTCGGCTCCCCCAATCTGCCTCCCTGAAGAAGATTCTGGAATTCATAAGGCAGCGCATGCCAGGCACAGACGTGGAGCTCCGTGCCCGGCGTTACCTGCAACAACTCAGACGCCTCCATGCAgcggagccagaggctgggg CTTCGGCCCGAGCAAAAGACCCTGAAGCACTTCCGGAGCCCGCCCCAGCCCCAACTGTGGGGCCTGCTGCCTCGGATGGGCCTGAAGTGCTCGAGGCCgccctggctgctggggctgagggcttggcCCCAGCTGAGGTGCCAGCTGGGGAGGCGAAGCCCCTGCAGATAGTGGTCACTGCTCTAGATCACGGCTGCGCCCTGGACGAGCCACGTGCACCTGCGGCCACCCCGGAGGAGGAGCAGGCCCTGGCACCTGCAATCGGGGTCCCCAGAGTGCCAGAGCCGCCAATTGCCTCTGGGACAACTGGCTTCAACCTCTGCGCAGCCCCCTGA
- the LOC119878470 gene encoding ral guanine nucleotide dissociation stimulator-like isoform X1, translating into MFSCCRPTSGGSGSQEPQGCRLFQCCRLWLQHKNQRLRAFIRRRRQGARASAGKAPPICPTKPSRTELLEQEFQQLLPALLRRDVISVFIFLDNCHGFATTDEVLDLLFTKYGCIAAACGGDDAVLQRWKLAICCILEIWMDYYQEDFCRLPQSASLKKILEFIRQRMPGTDVELRARRYLQQLRRLHAAEPEAGATASARAKDPEALPEPAPAPTVGPAASDGPEVLEAALAAGAEGLAPAEVPAGEAKPLQIVVTALDHGCALDEPRAPAATPEEEQALAPAIGVPRVPEPPIASGTTGFNLCAAP; encoded by the exons ATGTTCTCCTGCTGCCGGCCCACCtctgggggctctggctcccaggaaccccaggggtgCCGCTTGTTCCAATGCTGTAGGCTTTGGCTCCAGCATAAAAACCAACGCCTCAGGGCGTTTATCAGGAGGCGCCGTCAG GGTGCAAGGGCCTCGGCCGGGAAGGCGCCTCCCATCTGCCCGACGAAGCCCAGCCGGACGGAGCTGCTGGAGCAGGAATTCCAACAACTGCTGCCCGCCTTGCTGCGCAGGGATGTCATCTCCGTTTTCATCTTTTTAGACAACTGTCATGGATTTGCCACCACCGACGAGGTGCTGGATCTGCTGTTTACGAA ATATGGGTGCATCGCAGCTGCGTGTGGTGGCGACGACGCGGTCCTGCAGCGCTGGAAACT ggccatctgCTGCATCCTGGAGATATGGATGGACTATTATCAGGAGGACTTTTGTCGGCTCCCCCAATCTGCCTCCCTGAAGAAGATTCTGGAATTCATAAGGCAGCGCATGCCAGGCACAGACGTGGAGCTCCGTGCCCGGCGTTACCTGCAACAACTCAGACGCCTCCATGCAgcggagccagaggctgggg CTACAGCTTCGGCCCGAGCAAAAGACCCTGAAGCACTTCCGGAGCCCGCCCCAGCCCCAACTGTGGGGCCTGCTGCCTCGGATGGGCCTGAAGTGCTCGAGGCCgccctggctgctggggctgagggcttggcCCCAGCTGAGGTGCCAGCTGGGGAGGCGAAGCCCCTGCAGATAGTGGTCACTGCTCTAGATCACGGCTGCGCCCTGGACGAGCCACGTGCACCTGCGGCCACCCCGGAGGAGGAGCAGGCCCTGGCACCTGCAATCGGGGTCCCCAGAGTGCCAGAGCCGCCAATTGCCTCTGGGACAACTGGCTTCAACCTCTGCGCAGCCCCCTGA